From the Papaver somniferum cultivar HN1 chromosome 2, ASM357369v1, whole genome shotgun sequence genome, the window TGAGAGTAGCACTGCATCTTTGAACATCAGCTTGTGCCTTGATAACCTGTCAGTGTCAGTTGAAGTCTTGAAGAGATTCAGTCCCATAATAAGGAATAAGGGTAAAGATGTTAATGGATTTACCTCTTCGATTCGTATCTTGAGTTGCATAAAGCTCTCTGTTAAGAAGGCCCCTCCAATTCAGAATCTGGAATAACACTGAATGGCCCACCTCTTTTGAATTTTCCAACTGTTCCAACCTGAACAAAACAATGCTTGTTTTTCAGTTATGTAGACAGAAAGGGGGTtgatacatatttgctatttgaCATCTTCATTTGTTCGAAAATTCATGCTCCCCACTTCCAGATGCAATCATGAATATAAACAAGGTGGATTCGacggaaaaagaaagagaaaaaatgaGAGTCGGCATATGTGTTTTCAAACCAACGGCgaatatttttagtttttgaaaaGTCACATTTATCACGAAGAATCAACAGATGGATTAACAAAAAATGAGGAAAGATAAATGGAAAACTCCACGAGACAAGAATAACAGATGATTaacacaaaaacaaacataaattaaGGCAGATACCCGTGAATCCAGTGGATCAGCTTCACGTGAGAGAAGGTGTCAAGCTAACAATTACACTTGATGCGGCAAAAAAAAAACCACTCCCAGCAAGCAGAGCACCAGCTCTGGAAGCAACGGAGCCAATTGGTAGGTCAGTCGAGATGTGCAGCCCAAAGATACCATCAAAATCGTCTAATATTCCATCTTCTACCATTTTCTTTGCTCCCCCTGCTTCTTACCTGGCTGATTGGAAAACTAGGACAACAGCTCCCTGTCAAAAGCACAAAATAACATCATGATACATTTTCAACCTAACAAAAATTAAGCGTTGAACATGTTTAATGTTACAATATTTCAGTTTGAACTGTATTCTAAGTTCCAAAAAGCTTGTGAGACCTAAGCCCATCTTACATCTAAGCTTATGCAAAGTTGCTTTAATGTCAAGAAACTAGCTATCTAACAGGATTGgcgaaggcaaattcatggagaTGATCCTGCAGGATTTTAGCTGCACCAAGAAGCATTGCAACATCAGGATCATGCCACAAGCATGCATCTTCCCAGGAACTTTACTTTAATGATCCCACTCTACACTCTCCTGCAACAAACAACACAACCATATCCAACCAAACCCTATTTCACCAAAGCACACGAAaaaaagaagaatcaattttttttacaaaaaataaaataaaatcaaaaacccaaaGACTGACCTTCACAGGTAGAGCATCCATATATCAGATCCAAAAGCAACAAAAGGTGGCTCACCAGTATCCATCTCAAATTCTTCAAAACCAATGGGTTCTCATGAATTCTTCTTCCAGCATCGAACCAGTAAAGAAAACAAGCACCGGTTGCTTAGCATAGTTTTCTTATGGATTTCTAGAACTAACACAAAGAGAAACAAAAGACCATCATCAAGGTGATGGGTAGCACAATTTCAAGACTGGACATGCCACATGATATAGGAACATAAATGCTTTGAAGAATCCACAACTAGTGAAGAAAACATGGACAAAAAGATCAAACAGAAAAAAGAaatgacaaaaataaaaaatgaaaccaAATAGCATAGATAATATTACAAGTCTTAAATGAAGTACTGAACATGAATAACACCAAAGGACGaaataaaatttatttgattACACAATAACAAGTAAATAAAAGAAACTCTACAACTCAGAATCCAAAGAAACCAAATATTACCTGAAATGCAGTCTCGGACACCGCGCTGTGTAGAGTGTAGTTCCTATTAGACCTAATGAAGTCCTTCGGACCATTGAAGTTATAATTTCTTTTCTGCAGATCCAATACAACCTTTTGATCCATACCATCATCCCAATCTTGAATAGGGATTTTCCCAATAGCATCAAGAAGATCCTCATCTGTTTGGCTACTGGCTTTAGCAATGTCCTTGTAAGCATCAAGATAGTCATTCACTCTATAAAAGAAGGTTGTAACCTTTAGTGCTTCAAACCACGCAGGATGCTTTCGAGCATTTAACGGATTCAATTTGAATGCTATTTGCATCTTCAAGCTGGAAGGCATATGGGAAAAAAATAACTCAAATAAGAATCTACCATTTTTTGCCTCATCATGCAAAACAACACTACAATCATCACCAGCAATCCAAGGATTATTTACAACATGCCATGCTTGATTATAATCAAGCGTAACAATCCTAGGTTTAACTACCACGGTGTACATATGTTTGGACTACCATAAAAGCATGTGAGAATGCAAGAATTACCATTACAATTATGAACAGTCAAATTGATACTATTGTAGTTTTTCCAAATTAAGCAAAGCATGCATATCCCTTTAGCAAGCCAGTAGTTATACACATTCACTTTCCTCAAAATGTAATGCATTTTTTTTGTGCTGCAGTTTAGTTTCCAGCAGGAAAAGAATGTCATGACTATTCTTATCAAGTTATTAAGATTTTTAATAATTTAGAGGAATGCACATAAAGGAAAAGAAATGTTACTTTTCACTTCCGTCGAATCTGGAGATAAGATCCTGCCCCTCCGCGTAATCAGGATAATCTTTAAAGAGATAATTCACGATCTTCCCAAACCCTAAGAAAtctggaaaagaaaaagaatatataATATTaggataaaaaataaaattaagaaactaataaataaaattaattactaCCTTGCTTAGAATATATAATTATTaggataaaaaataaaattaagaaaattactaATTAAGAAACCGGCAGCAAAATACTTCGGAGTTGTGTCGGAAAACCTACCTACATAATTTTCATTATCCCAGCGTGACTTGTTCTTATGGCACAGTAACCGCTTCCTTATGCCATGGACTTCCTCAAAGCTATTCATATTAGTAGGCTTGGCCAAGCCGTTGGGCCTCAACAATTTCGAGCTGTCCTCCAATATCGCCTCGGGATACCGTTCTTCAATGACGATAGTCTCTGTTCCAGCTGCAACAAACTCATGGATGTTTTCGGCAATCATGCTCTACACTGTGCCAAGGATATAGGGATTAAATATCGACATGATATTGCGAGAGATACCGTGTTTGATATATGCTACAAAGCCAATGTATCTGCCAGAAAAGAAGCCTCCTTAGGACTTCGATCTGACTCCGCCAAAGACTTAAAGCCAGCGGATATCCTTATGCTCAATTGGGAAGGAGGGAAGGACGTTTGCTTCGATGTCACAGTAGTTTCCGCCTTTACCGGTGCTGGAACTCGACGCTTCCCTCCTGGACACGCTATTTCCATGGCCATCAACCGCAAATGCAACAAATACCTCGAAAAGTGCTCCACACATGATTACGGCTTCGGTGTCCTCGCACTTACTACTCTAGGGGAATTAGGTGAAGATACAATTGCCTTTCTGAAAAGATTATGGAATTGCCTCACCAGTCACAATGCGAATTACAAAATAGGCGGTGCCCTTTTCCATAAATTAGGAATTATAATTCAAAAGGGGTTGGCGCCCAGCTTGTAGCCAGGCTTCCTTCCACCGACTTGTAACTGTTTGTTATATGATATGAGAAAATGTAATGGGTTGGAAAGAATTTTAAAAGTAATTATGAttcattattaaaaaaaatattatttatctaatgaaagtatatttatattaagaaactaataaataaaattaattactaCCTTGCTTCATCGAAGTGCGGCCTTCTACGTCAACGGCCCCAACCAGTTTCACAGAAGAAATTAGAGGACCCGAGTATATTAAAACAACATTACACACATCAATATTTCCATGACTAGCACCGATGATatttttcaattccgaaattgcaTCTAACGAAGCATTCATGATTAGCTTAGATATATCAGCTGGCGCATAAGGAACTGGTGGAATGCCATAACATATCACCTTCTTCTGTGAGTGAAATTCAGACTCATCTAATCTCGCTCTAAACGAATCAAAGATATGACAGGTTTTGTTATCAATTAAAAAATACCCCTGGTAATTTATCAGATGATTAAGCTTTCGTCTTGTAACCCAAGATATCAACTGTTTCAAACGCTCATCAGTTTGATCTTCTATATACCAGGCTTTAATATGTTGTGATGAATCTTTATCATTACCCTTAACCCCATTATATTCCATAATTTCTCCTCTATCTCTCCGTCTTCCACTTGCAAAATTTTCTGTGATTTTCCCAGCGAATTCCATCAGTACACTTAGGTTTTCTTCAGTAGACACCGCCAATGAAGAATGTTAGATCTGGTTTTATAAATGACGGTACTTGGAATTGGGCATTGCAAACCGGTATATATATCATGTATAACTCTGGTTCTGGTTCTGGGTCATGGAATGCGAGTCCAAAGCAAAGGTATGAAGTTATGAACAATGGGGCAGCTCCCCCCTAGGGTATGAATTGGTCAATATACTGAATGTCGGATTCAGGCACCAAGACAATTTTCTCTCGGTTCCAAATTTTATGCCTATAATTTGTGTAACAAATATTTTTCACAAATTTAAATGTATGATCACAGTAGGAAATGAGATTATTTAAATCACATATTCAGCTCTTAGCAATGCCATTTCACGCAAAAACAAGAAATATCTCGACAAATGTGCATCTCAAAGGTATAAGTTTAACGCTCTGGCCTATTCCACGTTTGGTAAACCCGGTGATGACACAATTGAGTTTTTGAAGAGACTGCACAATCGTTTGTCTAGATTTGATGTTAATGCAAGGAGATGTAATTTATTTTTTCACACATTAGGGATAGTTATTTAGAAAGGTGTTGgaacccagcttgttgctaggattccaactagtttcttaccGTCTTCGTCTATTGTCGATGATTATGATTAAACGAATGATGAAATTATTAAAAGATATTTCTTAAATAAAGAAATAGAAATcttaatttttcaaaaaaataaaaaatcacctTAGTAATGGAAAATTTGGCATTTTTACGTGCgactaataagaaaaaaaattgttgggAAATACTTATATATcctttcataatcggtagtttagtatTGGTTTTATCAACCGATTACTACGTAAAACCTGTAGAAAACCGAATAACAACAATTGACAAACTGCTACCTATTATTTTGTTGATTCGAGTGGTTTTAATCTTTTCACGGGATATTCATCGAAATCCCATTGATTCTTTATTGTCCCTAACCTTAACCTAGTAATATTGAATCAAAATTTTGCATGATAAAAAAATCCCATCGATTCTTTATTGTCCCTAACCTTAACCTAGTAATGTTGAATCAAAATTTTGCATGATAAAAAAAACCGTGACTAACATACTAAGTCATTAACAAGAAACCCAACCTTGGAGAAATTGAGatgatatcaaaaaaaaaaaaacaacaaacaaacaaacaaaacaactGAGTATTGAATTCAAAATTAACAACAAAAATTTTAAATATGAAGTGCAGAGGATATATGTGTAAATTTAAGAAAGATTAAATTATCGTAAGATATGGACTGAAAATCTATCGAGATTATCAAATACACATGATGGCGGAATCGAATCTGAAAGAGGGGTGATTTTGGGGATCCAGAAAAAGAAGTAAAGACTGAAGAGAATATTCATCACTTATCTCAGTCAAACCCTAATCCTCACAACTTCATCAATACAAAAGTTCGTCTCTGCAAAACAGAAATTACTCATACTAATATCATACCTAGCTGTAATATGGAAAGagataaatcaaatcaagttgaTGATCTTGTTAACAAGTTTAAACAAGTAACTTTAGACTTGGTGATTCGAATGAAGTGGTGGTTTATCAGCAAACTGatcagaatgaagaagaagattcaaccTGGGATGCTAGTGCTATTGGAAAAATTATAATAGAAGGAAGGATGAATTATGATAATGTAGAAAAATTCATAAAGTTTACTTGGCCATTTATAACCCAAAAGGAGCTGAGGATTGTTGAGATTGAACCAAATCTTATAATTTTCAAATTCAGTAAATGAGAAATGCTGAATAGAGTTATTGAAGAGAGGCCATGGAGTGTAAATAGACATTTATTGGTGGCTCATGATTATATACTTGAAATGGTTTATACTGAGAAACATTGGGGCTTTTAACAATTTTGGCTCCAACTCAAGTTTCTGCTACCAGAGCATATGAATGTCTAATCAGTAACAAAAATGGGAGAACTAATGGGAGAAGTAACTGCAATTCAACCCAAGGATGCTATGCCAATAGGCAATGAACCAGTCAAAGTATGTGTAAACATTGAATTTTCAATGCCAATGCGAAGGGGTGTGAAGACTATAACAAATGAGGAGTTACATACTGGCAAAAGTTCTTTTATGAAAGGCAACCAATGAGTATCTTCCCAGAATGCTATATTATCAACCACAACAAGGATGTGTGCAAAGATGCAGCCAACTATCTGAAGAAATCTCATGAAAAACCACATTATTTTGGGAAGGCGAAAAATATCAGGAAAACTATTACAAGTATAAGTACTGAAACTGCTCATATTTCGAAGAAAGTTCCTAAGAAGTTTTCCAAAACTACAATTTTTGTGCCTCCTAAAGTGGGTGAAACTATTAATTtggacttttttctcaagaaggATACTctagaagatattgaagataacaGACTAGGGAAAATACTTAGattgtaacaccctgtgtttttagcatggcgcgtgctaaaagatgcgccatagcctgagatgaagcttcatccaaagcttctgttgtgtaggaaaaggaacattggacCTTAGCCAATacgttgacaatgttcagccaacatggctgcataTCGGGTTGGAAGCGGACATCCAACATCGCTGGACATTGGGTTGGCAGCTGATAGCCAACATGACTGCACATCGGgctggcagcggacagccaacatggctggacatcggactGGCAgctgacaaccaacatggctgcacatcgggttggcaacggacagccaacatggctgcacatcgggctGGTAATGGATAACCAACATGGCTAGACAACGGACTGGaagcggacatccaacatggctggacatcggatgGAAGTGGACAGTTATAACGGTGTTGTCAAGTGGCCAAGTGAAGATGCGACATGGTGGCGCATCATAGTGGCTTGGCCAAAGTCAGAGATGCCAATACTCCGCCTTAATGGTACAATGCGAAGCTATAATAGTGCAACGCAAACCATAATAACGGTATTCTGAGTGCATGTTCGAGTTACAGCTAGAGAATGACATGTGCCAAACATGGTTTGGACATGGCCAAGGATGCGAGATTAGCATCACGAGATGCCAAATGATTTTGGCAAGTAACTTGTATGCATGAGGCGTGCAGGCATGCAAGCAAGACTTGCATTAGCACACTTGCAAAATTGGCAGAATGATGCACAGCCGTGATGGCGCAATATTTGGCTGGCAAATGCGTTCATCATGCAACGATGCAGGATGACATGTGCAGGCCACATGGCCTCGACAGTTGGAGTTGGTTACACGAGAAGTGGGTTTGCTTTATGCTTTCTTAACTGTTAGGAAGGCCCCGTTTGGCTTGGCAAGCGGTTTGGCAAGTTTGGCACAGTTAGCTAACTGCCAGTTGTAAAGTAAATCTGTAACTGTTTGCAGTTAGTTGTACATAGCTTTTTGTAAGGCTATATAAGCCTGATCTTGTGAAGGGATTGGGTAATCCGGAACAAAAAGAGTGTGTAACCCTAAGTGTACAATAAATAAAAGGCTAAGGCCTGATTTAAAGAAAAGTTCTGTTGGTGCATATTTCCCTTTATTTTGGCTTATTGTTTATGCATTAAGCGGAGTGTGTGTATTTGGTTGAAGGCTTGGAAGATTCGTGAGCAGCACCTCTATTTAGTATGGGTTGAATAGAGAATTAG encodes:
- the LOC113349492 gene encoding uncharacterized protein LOC113349492 isoform X1; translated protein: MIAENIHEFVAAGTETIVIEERYPEAILEDSSKLLRPNGLAKPTNMNSFEEVHGIRKRLLCHKNKSRWDNENYVDFLGFGKIVNYLFKDYPDYAEGQDLISRFDGSENLKMQIAFKLNPLNARKHPAWFEALKVTTFFYRVNDYLDAYKDIAKASSQTDEDLLDAIGKIPIQDWDDGMDQKVVLDLQKRNYNFNGPKDFIRSNRNYTLHSAVSETAFQGAVVLVFQSAR
- the LOC113349492 gene encoding uncharacterized protein LOC113349492 isoform X2 — protein: MNSFEEVHGIRKRLLCHKNKSRWDNENYVDFLGFGKIVNYLFKDYPDYAEGQDLISRFDGSENLKMQIAFKLNPLNARKHPAWFEALKVTTFFYRVNDYLDAYKDIAKASSQTDEDLLDAIGKIPIQDWDDGMDQKVVLDLQKRNYNFNGPKDFIRSNRNYTLHSAVSETAFQGAVVLVFQSAR